Proteins encoded by one window of Salmonirosea aquatica:
- a CDS encoding AraC family transcriptional regulator, protein MEDYNKIIESLGVKFVKARHIHILQPITIKNYYDVQNSLTILYDGEVSFGTEEPQAVETGDMLFIPGGKHATVTYGNASQAKVVSNEEFMTNRDNYIQGGHDPLTIGKLPNSFGLISFEAKVFDTVNFFTSLDVPPFLIKRDDQMASTINQILAEDMTDTAGKGRIIKIKTEEVVIEIIRYILKNKLFVEQLVTNSTYFKDPRLIDIFAYIKDNLGGDLSNKVLANVANVSEDYVGQYFKMLTGINPQDYIEYQRMEKAVDLLRTSKKSIRAIGSDVGYKDTAYFCRRFKMMFGIPAGKMRRRESLMNV, encoded by the coding sequence ATGGAAGATTACAACAAGATCATTGAATCACTAGGCGTTAAGTTTGTGAAAGCCCGGCATATTCACATACTCCAGCCCATCACGATCAAAAATTATTACGACGTTCAGAATTCACTCACCATCCTGTACGATGGCGAGGTTTCGTTCGGTACCGAAGAACCACAGGCGGTAGAAACGGGCGATATGCTTTTCATTCCGGGCGGGAAACACGCCACCGTAACCTATGGCAACGCCAGCCAAGCCAAGGTGGTCTCCAACGAGGAGTTCATGACCAACCGCGACAACTATATCCAGGGTGGGCACGATCCGCTTACCATTGGAAAACTGCCTAATTCTTTCGGACTGATTTCGTTCGAGGCCAAGGTATTCGACACGGTCAATTTCTTTACGTCTCTCGATGTACCTCCCTTCCTCATCAAGCGTGACGACCAGATGGCCTCGACGATCAACCAGATTCTAGCCGAAGATATGACGGATACGGCCGGTAAGGGGCGGATCATCAAAATCAAGACCGAGGAGGTCGTAATCGAGATCATCCGCTATATCCTTAAAAATAAGCTGTTTGTGGAGCAGTTGGTTACCAACAGCACCTACTTCAAGGATCCCCGGCTGATCGATATTTTCGCCTACATCAAGGACAACCTGGGCGGTGACCTTTCCAACAAGGTACTGGCCAACGTCGCTAACGTATCGGAGGATTACGTAGGGCAGTATTTTAAAATGCTGACGGGCATCAACCCCCAGGATTACATCGAATACCAACGTATGGAAAAAGCGGTTGACCTGCTCCGTACCTCCAAGAAAAGCATCCGTGCCATTGGGTCGGACGTTGGCTATAAGGATACCGCCTACTTCTGCCGACGTTTCAAGATGATGTTCGGTATTCCGGCGGGTAAAATGCGCCGCCGCGAATCGTTGATGAACGTTTAA
- a CDS encoding NADH-quinone oxidoreductase subunit N, with product MYPIVLLSFLGIVVLFLGFLKSRNVLLPATLLFLAIALAGNFVEWNQGTILYFNNMFAVTNLTLSFNAIVLISAFMIVAMTRGFQDDDEAQPAEYFAIMLFSLVGAFMMIGFENLIILFLGLEILSVAMYVLTGSEKRNLRSNEAALKYFLMGAFATGILLFGIALLYGATGSFSLTGIQSFLAQPQVTPPSLLYAGLFLVLIGMLFKLSAAPFHFWTPDVYEGAPTIFTAFMATIVKTAGFAALFRLLSHSFTGAYNIWWVTLAVITVLTLLVGNIVAVYQDSFKRMLAYSSISHAGYLLIALTAMTSQTENSILFYSMAYSVATICAFGVLIPLAREKGMTGKPRETYEAFNGLARNNPLLAFVLTVSMLSLAGIPLTAGFWGKFFVFGSAAQRGIIWLLVVAVLMSAVGIYYYFRVVMAAYMKEGDTAKIRVAPFYQIVLITATVLTILFGVAPGLFSAMI from the coding sequence ATGTACCCCATTGTATTATTATCTTTTTTGGGAATTGTGGTCCTCTTTCTAGGGTTTCTCAAATCCAGAAATGTCCTTCTTCCAGCAACGCTTCTCTTTTTGGCCATTGCCCTGGCGGGTAATTTCGTAGAATGGAATCAGGGAACGATTCTGTACTTCAACAATATGTTTGCCGTTACCAATCTCACCCTTTCATTTAACGCAATCGTACTGATTTCGGCGTTTATGATTGTGGCTATGACACGCGGCTTCCAGGACGACGATGAGGCGCAACCTGCCGAATATTTTGCCATCATGCTGTTCTCGCTCGTGGGGGCTTTTATGATGATTGGCTTCGAAAATCTTATCATTCTATTCCTCGGCCTGGAAATTCTGTCGGTAGCCATGTATGTACTGACGGGCAGCGAGAAACGCAACCTACGTTCCAACGAGGCCGCTCTGAAATACTTCCTGATGGGGGCATTCGCTACGGGTATACTGCTGTTTGGCATCGCCCTGCTTTACGGAGCAACGGGATCTTTCAGTCTGACGGGCATCCAGTCCTTCCTGGCACAGCCTCAGGTTACGCCTCCCTCCCTACTTTATGCAGGACTGTTTCTGGTGCTCATTGGCATGTTGTTTAAGTTGTCGGCGGCCCCGTTCCATTTCTGGACGCCTGACGTGTACGAAGGAGCTCCTACCATCTTCACAGCCTTCATGGCTACGATTGTCAAAACAGCCGGTTTTGCCGCGCTCTTTCGGTTGCTTTCGCATTCCTTTACGGGGGCTTACAATATCTGGTGGGTTACGCTGGCGGTGATTACCGTACTTACCTTGCTGGTAGGCAATATTGTCGCTGTTTATCAGGATAGTTTTAAGCGTATGCTGGCTTATTCGAGTATTTCTCACGCAGGGTACCTACTGATTGCCTTGACGGCCATGACCAGCCAAACGGAAAATTCGATTCTATTTTATTCGATGGCCTATTCCGTAGCAACGATTTGTGCCTTTGGCGTCCTGATTCCGCTGGCCCGGGAAAAGGGGATGACGGGCAAGCCCCGGGAAACGTACGAAGCATTCAACGGCTTGGCCCGAAACAACCCCTTGCTGGCTTTTGTGCTTACGGTCTCGATGCTGTCGCTGGCAGGAATTCCGCTGACGGCGGGCTTCTGGGGTAAGTTCTTCGTGTTTGGCAGCGCCGCCCAGCGCGGAATCATCTGGCTGCTGGTTGTGGCTGTGCTCATGTCAGCCGTCGGGATTTACTACTACTTCCGGGTCGTGATGGCCGCTTATATGAAGGAGGGCGATACCGCTAAAATACGCGTTGCACCCTTTTACCAGATAGTGCTGATAACGGCTACTGTACTGACGATTCTCTTCGGGGTAGCACCGGGTTTGTTCTCAGCGATGATCTAA
- a CDS encoding complex I subunit 4 family protein: MLTILLILIPIATGLLTLSLGGRSAKQLALIGALAELATALVAWTQFDPAAGAQFGFDYAWIASAGISFAASIDGISMLLVLLTTFLTPLIILSAFGHSYKNPSAFFSLILFMEAALVGVFTATDAFLFYLFFEAALIPVYFLAAVWGGENRLKVTFKFFVYTIFGSLFMLVALVYLYYQTPGQHTSAITAFYDLQLTPYAQGWVFWAFFVAFAIKMPLFPFHTWQPDTYTESPTPATMLLAGIMLKMGIYGLIRLLLPITPLALMQWGTLAIVLSVIGIVYGSIIAIQQRDMKRLIAYSSFAHVGLMAAGAFSITLNGLQGALIQMLAHGINVVGLFFIVDIIFSRTNTRYLDHLGGITQTSPRLSVYFMMLLLGSVALPLTSGFVGEFLLLAGVFEYNNWLGAVAGLTIILAAVYLLRMFQKAMFGKTNSSTEHFKDLTFNERAVLIPLTILVFWIGIYPGTFLKMTEPAVNQLLRFIHN; the protein is encoded by the coding sequence ATGCTTACTATTCTATTGATTTTAATTCCCATTGCAACCGGCCTGCTGACGCTGAGCCTGGGGGGACGGAGCGCCAAACAATTGGCTCTGATCGGTGCGTTGGCCGAACTGGCTACTGCCCTGGTGGCATGGACGCAGTTCGACCCCGCCGCAGGTGCGCAGTTTGGTTTTGACTATGCATGGATTGCTTCGGCGGGTATTTCATTTGCGGCATCCATCGATGGCATCAGCATGTTGCTGGTGCTGCTGACTACCTTTCTGACTCCGCTGATTATTCTGTCCGCTTTTGGGCATAGCTATAAAAACCCATCGGCTTTTTTCTCGCTCATCCTGTTTATGGAGGCAGCTTTGGTAGGTGTATTCACTGCCACCGATGCTTTCCTTTTTTACCTGTTCTTTGAGGCTGCCCTGATACCCGTCTATTTCTTGGCCGCTGTCTGGGGTGGAGAAAATCGCCTGAAAGTGACGTTCAAGTTTTTTGTCTATACTATTTTCGGAAGTCTTTTCATGCTGGTGGCGCTGGTGTACCTTTATTACCAAACGCCTGGACAGCATACCTCCGCCATTACGGCATTTTACGATTTACAGCTTACCCCTTACGCACAGGGTTGGGTGTTTTGGGCGTTTTTTGTGGCTTTTGCTATCAAGATGCCTCTGTTTCCCTTCCATACCTGGCAGCCTGACACCTACACCGAATCGCCCACCCCGGCTACGATGCTCCTGGCCGGAATCATGCTCAAGATGGGAATTTATGGCCTGATTCGCCTGCTACTTCCCATAACCCCGCTGGCTCTGATGCAATGGGGTACCCTAGCCATAGTGCTGTCGGTGATTGGCATTGTATACGGTTCAATCATTGCCATTCAGCAGCGTGACATGAAGCGCCTGATTGCCTATTCGTCTTTTGCACACGTGGGCCTTATGGCTGCTGGTGCTTTTTCCATCACGCTGAATGGCTTGCAGGGCGCGCTTATTCAAATGCTGGCGCATGGGATCAATGTGGTCGGGCTGTTTTTTATTGTCGATATTATTTTTAGCCGCACCAATACACGTTATCTTGATCATTTGGGAGGAATTACCCAGACTTCGCCCCGGCTCAGTGTTTATTTCATGATGTTGCTGCTGGGTAGCGTGGCTCTACCCCTCACCAGCGGATTTGTGGGTGAATTCCTCTTGCTGGCCGGAGTATTCGAGTACAACAACTGGCTGGGAGCCGTGGCGGGGCTCACCATTATTCTGGCTGCGGTATATTTGTTGCGAATGTTCCAGAAAGCCATGTTTGGCAAAACCAATTCCTCTACGGAACATTTCAAGGATCTCACATTCAATGAGCGAGCGGTCCTGATTCCGCTTACTATTCTGGTATTCTGGATTGGGATTTATCCTGGCACGTTCCTGAAAATGACCGAACCAGCAGTGAACCAACTGTTAAGATTCATACATAATTAA
- the nuoL gene encoding NADH-quinone oxidoreductase subunit L yields MSITLLVLIPLLPLIGFLINGIGFRHIPKGAVGLIGSLAALGSFAASVAVLLAFKESGSQPQVALLFDWISVGELNIPFSFQIDQLSLLMLMIITGVGSLIHIYSIGYMKHDLGFGKFFSFLNLFLFFMLLLVLGSNYLIMFIGWEGVGLCSYLLIGFWNKNTDFNNAARKAFIMNRIGDLGFLLGIFTIIHAFGSVEYTEVFRQATGLPVGDHVVFAITMLLFVGAMGKSAQIPLYTWLPDAMAGPTPVSALIHAATMVTAGIYMVIRSNVLYTLAPATLEIVAVVGAVTALFAASIGLLQNDIKKVLAYSTVSQLGYMFLGLGVMAYSASMFHVITHAFFKALLFLGAGSVIHAMSDEQDIRFMGGLRKKLPITFITFFIATWAIAGLPPFAGFFSKDEILAHAFEHNKLLWGIGVLGSAMTSFYMFRLLFLTFFGSFRGTQEQEHHLHESPASMTIPLVILAIFSAVGGFIGVPEALGGTHQLAEFMSPLFEAARQVNPEAFAATALTHSEEFRLMGISVVVALVAAIVAYVMYISRNAVPAPESETRTGLENVVYHKYYIDELYDTVFVKPIRTLSSLLASFGEFFIDLFVEGAGKLVKVLSNAGRQTQSGSIGYYVFAMVVGIMVILFWNLLLN; encoded by the coding sequence ATGTCTATTACCTTACTTGTTCTCATTCCCCTGTTGCCGCTCATTGGTTTTTTAATCAATGGTATCGGTTTTCGCCATATTCCCAAAGGTGCAGTCGGACTCATTGGCTCTTTGGCCGCCCTGGGTAGTTTTGCGGCCTCGGTGGCGGTACTTTTAGCCTTCAAGGAGTCGGGCAGCCAGCCCCAGGTAGCCTTACTATTCGACTGGATTAGCGTGGGCGAACTGAACATACCTTTCTCGTTTCAAATTGACCAGCTTTCACTGTTGATGCTGATGATTATCACGGGGGTAGGTTCACTGATCCATATCTATTCTATTGGTTATATGAAGCATGACCTGGGTTTCGGGAAGTTCTTTTCCTTCCTGAATCTGTTCCTGTTTTTCATGCTGCTTCTGGTGCTGGGCTCCAACTATCTGATCATGTTTATAGGCTGGGAGGGCGTCGGGTTGTGCTCATACCTGCTGATTGGCTTTTGGAATAAAAACACCGATTTCAACAACGCCGCCCGGAAGGCGTTCATCATGAACCGCATCGGGGATTTGGGCTTTCTGTTGGGTATTTTCACCATTATCCATGCATTCGGCTCGGTGGAATACACGGAGGTATTCAGGCAGGCCACCGGGCTACCCGTAGGCGACCATGTGGTATTCGCCATTACGATGCTGCTGTTTGTGGGAGCTATGGGCAAATCGGCACAGATTCCGCTCTATACCTGGCTCCCGGATGCTATGGCGGGTCCAACGCCCGTTTCCGCCCTGATTCACGCGGCTACGATGGTGACGGCCGGTATCTATATGGTTATCCGTTCCAACGTACTGTACACACTGGCTCCCGCAACGTTGGAAATCGTTGCGGTGGTAGGGGCAGTGACGGCTTTGTTTGCCGCTTCCATCGGCCTGTTGCAGAATGACATCAAGAAAGTCCTGGCTTATTCCACGGTCAGTCAGCTGGGGTACATGTTTCTGGGGCTGGGCGTGATGGCGTACTCGGCTTCCATGTTCCATGTCATCACCCATGCATTTTTCAAAGCACTGCTGTTTCTGGGGGCGGGAAGTGTAATACATGCCATGTCCGACGAACAGGATATCCGGTTTATGGGCGGTCTTCGCAAGAAACTACCTATTACCTTCATCACCTTTTTCATAGCTACCTGGGCCATTGCGGGTTTGCCACCCTTCGCGGGTTTCTTCTCGAAGGACGAAATTCTGGCCCATGCCTTTGAACATAACAAACTCCTGTGGGGTATTGGGGTACTAGGCTCGGCCATGACCTCTTTTTATATGTTCCGGTTGCTTTTTCTGACTTTCTTCGGCAGTTTCCGGGGTACCCAAGAGCAGGAACACCACTTGCATGAGTCACCCGCTTCCATGACCATTCCTTTGGTGATTCTGGCTATTTTCTCGGCGGTAGGTGGTTTCATTGGGGTACCTGAAGCATTGGGTGGAACGCACCAGTTGGCCGAATTCATGAGCCCGTTGTTCGAGGCCGCCCGGCAGGTCAACCCCGAAGCTTTTGCCGCCACGGCCCTTACCCACTCGGAGGAGTTCAGACTGATGGGTATTTCGGTAGTTGTGGCGTTGGTGGCTGCCATCGTGGCGTACGTTATGTACATCAGTCGCAATGCCGTGCCTGCACCCGAGTCCGAAACGCGGACGGGCCTGGAGAATGTGGTGTACCACAAATACTATATTGACGAACTGTACGATACGGTTTTTGTAAAACCCATCCGTACGCTTTCCAGCCTACTGGCTAGTTTTGGCGAGTTTTTTATCGATTTGTTTGTGGAAGGGGCGGGAAAACTGGTAAAGGTACTTTCCAACGCAGGGCGCCAAACCCAATCGGGATCGATTGGCTATTACGTGTTTGCGATGGTTGTTGGGATCATGGTTATTTTGTTCTGGAATCTATTACTTAATTAG
- the nuoK gene encoding NADH-quinone oxidoreductase subunit NuoK produces MQHSEIPAIIQLIPLKSYLILSTALFVIGILGVLIRRNAIVIFMSVELMLNSVNLLLIAFSSYKSDPSAQVFVFFIMAVAAAEVAVGLAIIVMIYRNTRTIDIGFLNKLKG; encoded by the coding sequence ATGCAACATTCCGAGATTCCGGCAATAATCCAGCTTATTCCCCTAAAAAGCTATCTTATCCTCAGTACCGCGCTTTTTGTGATTGGCATCCTTGGCGTTCTGATTCGTCGGAATGCCATTGTTATTTTTATGTCCGTGGAATTGATGCTGAATTCGGTGAATTTGCTGCTCATTGCCTTCTCTTCCTACAAGTCAGACCCTTCGGCGCAAGTATTTGTCTTCTTCATTATGGCAGTGGCGGCCGCCGAGGTAGCGGTGGGCCTGGCGATTATCGTAATGATTTACCGGAACACCCGCACCATCGACATTGGATTCTTGAATAAATTGAAAGGATAA
- a CDS encoding exonuclease domain-containing protein produces MPHQLALKKPLAFFDLETTGINISRDRVVEISIVKAWPNGSEEVRTMRINPEMPIPLETSLIHGIYDEDVKDCPTFRQVAKNLAAFLEGCDLAGFNSNRFDVPMLVEEFLRVDVDFDVKNRRLIDTQRIFHLMEPRNLAAAYKFYCGKQLIGAHGAEADALATYEVLNAQVKHYADVEVVDTDGKVVVPIHNDMDVLHKLTASQNVDFAGRMIYNEEGEEVFNFGKHNGKKVVDVLKKEPAFFDWIIKNDFPLDTKRKLTEIKLRALTQR; encoded by the coding sequence ATGCCTCACCAATTGGCACTAAAGAAGCCCCTTGCCTTTTTCGATCTGGAAACCACGGGAATCAATATTTCCCGCGACCGTGTCGTCGAGATTTCCATTGTCAAGGCCTGGCCCAACGGAAGCGAAGAAGTGCGGACTATGCGGATCAATCCCGAAATGCCCATCCCGCTGGAAACCAGCCTGATCCACGGAATTTATGATGAGGATGTAAAGGACTGCCCGACGTTCAGACAGGTGGCCAAAAACCTGGCTGCATTTCTGGAAGGTTGTGATCTGGCGGGCTTCAACAGCAACCGTTTTGATGTACCCATGCTGGTGGAGGAATTCCTAAGGGTGGACGTGGACTTTGACGTGAAAAACCGACGGCTTATCGATACACAGCGTATTTTTCACCTCATGGAACCCCGGAACCTGGCGGCAGCCTACAAATTCTACTGCGGCAAACAACTGATCGGCGCACATGGTGCCGAAGCCGATGCCCTAGCCACGTACGAAGTGCTTAACGCGCAGGTGAAGCACTACGCCGATGTTGAGGTGGTCGACACCGATGGCAAGGTGGTGGTACCCATTCATAACGATATGGATGTATTGCATAAACTCACTGCTTCGCAGAACGTGGATTTTGCTGGCAGGATGATTTACAACGAGGAAGGGGAAGAGGTTTTCAACTTTGGCAAGCACAATGGAAAGAAAGTAGTGGATGTACTGAAAAAAGAACCTGCCTTTTTCGACTGGATCATCAAGAATGACTTTCCGCTCGACACCAAACGCAAACTCACCGAGATCAAATTGCGCGCCCTCACCCAGCGGTAG
- a CDS encoding membrane or secreted protein: MLPVIILSITLVLIGFLLFSVRLIFVKNGEFKGTCANNNPFMKNEGAACGVCGRQPGEACKESQ; this comes from the coding sequence ATGCTTCCCGTTATCATCCTGTCCATCACCCTGGTTCTCATCGGATTCCTGCTGTTCAGTGTACGACTGATTTTTGTCAAGAATGGCGAATTCAAGGGTACCTGTGCCAATAATAATCCTTTCATGAAGAACGAAGGAGCCGCCTGCGGCGTGTGTGGACGCCAGCCGGGGGAGGCTTGTAAAGAATCGCAGTGA
- a CDS encoding CBS domain-containing protein, with protein sequence MISVKKILEDKAISEVWSVPPTNSVIDTLHLLAEKNIGAVVVLDQDKLVGIFSERDYARKGIIQGRKAKSTPISEVMTPKVFTVDPDMSIQDCMKLLGQKKIRHLPVVKDERVVGVISIGDIVNSIMHEQKQHIQFLEQYITQS encoded by the coding sequence ATGATCTCAGTTAAAAAAATCCTGGAAGACAAGGCAATATCCGAAGTGTGGAGTGTACCACCGACCAACAGTGTGATCGACACATTGCATTTGCTGGCTGAAAAAAACATCGGCGCCGTAGTGGTATTGGATCAAGATAAACTGGTGGGCATATTCTCTGAGCGGGATTACGCCCGCAAGGGGATTATTCAGGGTCGTAAAGCCAAAAGTACCCCCATTTCCGAAGTTATGACCCCCAAAGTATTCACGGTCGATCCCGACATGAGTATTCAGGATTGCATGAAGTTGCTGGGGCAGAAGAAAATCCGTCACTTGCCCGTGGTGAAGGACGAAAGAGTAGTGGGCGTAATCAGCATCGGGGACATCGTGAATTCCATCATGCATGAGCAGAAGCAGCATATCCAGTTCCTGGAGCAGTACATCACCCAGTCGTAA
- the nhaD gene encoding sodium:proton antiporter NhaD: MALLLVGVFILGYVLIALEHPLKIDKAASALLTGVFCWLVLLIGFDTMPAFQNLSIADPHELLNESLFEHLGEISGILFFLLGAMTIVELVDAHDGFRAITDRISTTNRVKLLWIISWVSFFLSAGLDNMTTTIIMCALIRRIVRRQENVWLLGGFVVIAANAGGAFSPIGDVTTIMLWIGGQVTTFHVLQELILPSLVSLLVPLLAASFFLKGKVQPPEEKSGEIGHGHIGTTPLEQNAMFVLGGIGLLSVPVFKSITHYPPYMGVLLSVGVLWCFTELLHRSKELEVKRGLTVANILRRIDTPSILFFLGILLAVGALDTSGHLRLLATTLDETFGNIYIINTLIGVLSSLVDNVPLVAATMGMYPLTEFQPDSDFWNLLAYCAGTGGSILIIGSAAGVAAMGILKIDFVWYMKRISLYALLGYFSGIIVYYVLN, translated from the coding sequence ATGGCTCTACTTCTGGTTGGCGTATTCATACTCGGTTACGTACTGATTGCGCTCGAACACCCCCTGAAAATAGACAAGGCCGCCTCGGCCCTGCTCACGGGGGTTTTTTGTTGGCTGGTACTTCTGATCGGCTTCGACACCATGCCCGCTTTCCAAAACCTGAGCATCGCGGACCCGCACGAGTTACTAAACGAATCGCTCTTCGAGCATCTGGGCGAAATTTCTGGCATCCTCTTTTTTCTGCTGGGTGCCATGACCATTGTCGAACTGGTCGATGCGCATGATGGCTTTCGGGCCATCACTGACCGCATCTCCACCACGAATCGGGTCAAACTGCTGTGGATCATTTCGTGGGTATCCTTTTTTCTGTCGGCGGGCCTCGACAACATGACCACCACCATCATTATGTGTGCCCTGATCCGCCGCATCGTGAGGCGCCAGGAGAATGTCTGGCTCCTGGGCGGATTTGTAGTCATAGCCGCCAATGCAGGCGGCGCTTTCTCACCCATTGGCGACGTAACTACCATCATGCTCTGGATTGGTGGACAGGTTACGACTTTCCATGTTCTCCAGGAGCTCATCCTACCCTCGCTGGTGAGTCTGCTAGTTCCTTTACTAGCGGCATCTTTTTTCTTGAAAGGCAAAGTGCAGCCGCCCGAAGAGAAATCAGGAGAAATTGGCCACGGGCACATTGGAACCACGCCTCTGGAACAAAATGCTATGTTTGTGTTAGGAGGCATTGGGCTACTGTCGGTACCTGTATTCAAATCCATCACCCACTACCCGCCCTACATGGGGGTACTTCTGTCGGTAGGTGTGCTGTGGTGCTTCACGGAATTGCTCCACCGCTCCAAAGAACTGGAAGTAAAGCGCGGATTGACCGTAGCGAACATCCTGCGCCGCATTGATACACCCAGCATCCTCTTCTTTTTAGGCATATTACTCGCCGTGGGGGCATTGGATACTTCCGGCCATCTGCGCCTACTGGCTACCACACTCGACGAAACCTTCGGCAATATCTACATTATCAATACGCTCATCGGGGTACTTTCTTCACTTGTAGACAATGTTCCGCTGGTGGCGGCTACCATGGGTATGTACCCACTCACTGAATTTCAGCCCGACAGCGATTTCTGGAATCTGTTGGCCTATTGCGCCGGGACGGGCGGCAGTATCCTGATCATCGGTTCGGCGGCGGGCGTGGCCGCAATGGGCATTCTGAAGATCGATTTCGTGTGGTACATGAAACGAATCTCGCTTTACGCTTTGCTCGGTTATTTTTCGGGCATTATCGTGTATTATGTGCTGAATTAA
- a CDS encoding DUF4097 family beta strand repeat-containing protein — protein sequence MKTNKLYLTFFALLMTVSVYAQRNGEKPFFTKDFSETSLNALKVQTSGGSITVEGDRNSGVRVEMYVRANNWNGNEVSDDEIEDRLKLYDITIRRENDMVVAIAKLKDNNNMNWKKGLSISFKVATPRNFTTDLKTSGGSIHLASLTGEQNFTTSGGSIHVDGLKGNIKGRTSGGSIEATHCSDDVDLTTSGGSIKAESMMGNIRLITSGGSISLADLNGKVRAATSGGGIRADGIQGELDASTSGGSIRMQNLAASVKASTSAGSIEADFDKLGDFVSLSTSSGSVRVNMPLNKGLDLDLRGNKVSIDLKNFDGRMDKDRVQGSLNGGGIPIKLSASSGSVYVNQ from the coding sequence ATGAAAACGAACAAACTGTACCTGACCTTCTTCGCGCTTCTGATGACAGTAAGCGTATATGCCCAGCGTAATGGTGAGAAACCTTTTTTTACCAAAGATTTTTCCGAAACCTCTTTGAATGCCTTGAAAGTCCAGACCTCGGGTGGTTCTATAACTGTAGAAGGCGACCGGAACAGCGGGGTGCGGGTCGAGATGTATGTACGGGCCAACAACTGGAATGGCAATGAGGTCAGCGATGATGAAATAGAAGATCGCCTGAAGCTCTACGATATTACGATTCGCCGCGAAAACGACATGGTGGTGGCCATTGCCAAATTAAAAGACAATAACAACATGAACTGGAAAAAGGGATTGTCAATCTCTTTCAAGGTTGCCACACCCCGTAATTTCACCACCGACCTTAAAACCAGTGGGGGTAGTATCCATCTGGCCTCGCTCACAGGCGAACAGAATTTCACCACCAGCGGCGGTAGCATCCACGTGGATGGTTTAAAAGGAAACATCAAAGGACGTACCTCGGGCGGCAGTATAGAAGCCACCCACTGCTCCGATGATGTGGATCTGACGACTAGTGGCGGCAGCATCAAAGCCGAAAGCATGATGGGTAACATCCGGCTTATTACTTCGGGTGGTAGCATTTCTCTAGCCGACCTCAACGGCAAAGTAAGAGCTGCAACCAGCGGCGGGGGTATACGGGCCGACGGTATTCAGGGCGAGTTGGACGCCAGCACATCAGGTGGGTCGATCCGGATGCAGAATTTGGCCGCCAGCGTGAAAGCCAGTACCAGTGCGGGCAGCATCGAGGCTGATTTCGATAAGTTGGGCGATTTCGTTTCGCTTTCGACCTCATCGGGCAGCGTGCGGGTCAACATGCCTTTGAACAAGGGACTGGATCTGGATTTGCGCGGCAATAAAGTATCCATTGACTTAAAAAACTTCGATGGGCGTATGGACAAAGACCGGGTGCAGGGTAGCCTCAATGGCGGCGGTATTCCCATAAAGCTATCGGCCAGCAGCGGTAGTGTGTACGTCAATCAATAA